One window from the genome of Bacillus rossius redtenbacheri isolate Brsri chromosome 12, Brsri_v3, whole genome shotgun sequence encodes:
- the LOC134537525 gene encoding large ribosomal subunit protein uL2 — protein MGRVIRAQRKGAGSVFRSHTKHRKGAPKLRSLDYAERHGYIKGVVKDIIHDPGRGAPLAMVHFRDPYRFKTRKELFIAPEGMYTGQFLYCGKKANLQIGNVMPVGTMPEGTIVCNLEEKTGDRGRLARASGNYATVIAHNPDTKKTRVKLPSGAKKVIPSNNRAMVGVVAGGGRIDKPILKAGRAYHKYKVKRNCWPKVRGVAMNPVEHPHGGGNHQHIGKASTVKRGTSAGRKVGLIAARRTGRIRGGKTDTKKSDD, from the exons ATGGGGCGAGTGATCCGTGCACAGCGTAAGGGCGCGGGGAGTGTGTTCAGGTCACACACCAAGCATAGGAAAGGTGCCCCTAAGTTGCGTTCGCTGGATTATGCTGAGAGGCATGGGTACATCAAAGGAGTTGTGAAG GACATTATCCATGACCCTGGTAGGGGGGCGCCACTTGCCATGGTCCACTTCCGGGATCCGTATCGCTTTAAGACGCGCAAGGAGTTGTTTATTGCCCCTGAGGGAATGTACACTGGCCAGTTCCTCTACTGTGGCAAGAAAG CCAACCTGCAGATCGGGAACGTGATGCCGGTGGGCACCATGCCCGAGGGCACCATCGTGTGCAACCTGGAGGAGAAGACGGGCGACCGCGGCCGGCTGGCGCGCGCCTCGGGCAACTACGCCACCGTCATCGCCCACAACCCGGACACCAAGAAGACGCGCGTGAAGCTGCCCTCGGGGGCCAAGAAGGTCATCCCCTCCAACAACCGGGCCATGGTCG GTGTGGTGGCCGGGGGCGGTCGTATCGACAAGCCCATCCTGAAGGCGGGGCGCGCCTACCACAAGTACAAGGTGAAGCGCAACTGCTGGCCGAAGGTGCGAGGAGTGGCCATGAACCCCGTGGAGCACCCCCACGGCGGAGGAAACCACCAGCACATCGGCAAGGCCTCGACGGTGAAGCGGGGCACCAGCGCCGGGCGCAAGGTGGGGCTGATCGCGGCCAGGAGGACCGGCCGCATCCGCGGAGGCAAGACGGACACCAAGAAGAGCGACGACTAG
- the LOC134537528 gene encoding carboxylic ester hydrolase: protein MLGADTGECYRSRADSRGAGGERVSPLAAMGLARLVVLAALAALASPVPHRRVKRIVGGTEADPPAQAPPAVLVYEEGEYVAAVTGTRLDGYVAFEGIRYAEPPVCEYRFQRARRLRLEGEVDATRPGAPCPQPGPAGGDQVVGSEDCLLLNVYAPRSAPGDEAPPGLPVMVWIHGGGFRRGSAAQYGPGPLVRKGLVLVPVQYRLGSLGFLSSANREVPGNMGLFDIALAVEWVKEYIGHFGGDPRQITLAGQGSGGSIATLMTLSSFTNGSVSRVAALSGTPLSSFAVDKSPAATGRSVAESNGCPETPALEMVRCLQALPVEKLVRTDSLRQDLEQGIVNSLADPLGSAPVVDGEDDRRSLPGLVRMSPLDALRSSEYPDIPLLTGVTAAETGTAISGKYRDEVVAESSSIPGFWSSALQGLTKKSGVELFSNVNNDWLSTWTTGYQSILQGGGQGSQDVLSRLIEATGDALFNVQAFEMAEFWAKKSKRTYLYSFDHQGAERGGPLFLAGLPLVAQGGRSSGQPASRGPAHGDDLLYLFDALPLTGRSGAATPTNLTHPDDVRVRDIYTDLVAQFVKTGSPRLPGGQQGAWPSFQDSTSAFLRISPSPQVLGGFRYCQMALWTGLVSRLQDPACAGIQGVEKIAQNFVSVLGSTTATIFDSVTSLANLTGLLPSFPNILTGGGLQNLLPGGGVPNLIPGGVPNILPGGGVPNILPGGGVPNILPGGNRPISIPLLQPVQGASQARPRGSVQTWPPKPGPRKISLGDLLGPP from the exons ATGTTGGGGGCGGATACGGGGGAGTGTTATCGCAGCAGGGCAGATAGCCGCGGGGCGGGAGGCGAGCGCGTCAGCCCACTGGCGGCCATGGGACTGGCGCGGCTGGTGGTGCTGGCGGCGCTGGCGGCCCTGGCGAGCCCCGTGCCGCACCGGAGGGTCAAGAGGATCGTGGGCGGCACGGAGGCGGACCCCCCGGCCCAAGCGCCGCCCGCCGTGCTGGTGTACGAGGAGGGGGAGTACGTGGCGGCCGTCACCGGGACCAGGCTGGACGGCTACGTGGCCTTCGAGGGGATCCGATACGCCGAGCCCCCCGTCTGCGAGTACAGGTTCCAG CGAGCGCGCAGGCTGAGGCTGGAAGGAGAGGTGGACGCCACTCGGCCTGGAGCGCCCTGCCCCCAGCCCGGCCCGGCGGGCGGCGACCAGGTGGTGGGCAGCGAGGACTGCCTGCTCCTCAACGTGTACGCCCCCCGGTCGGCCCCCGGCGACGAGGCGCCCCCGGGCCTGCCCGTTATGGTGTGGATCCACGGCGGGGGGTTCCGGCGGGGCTCCGCGGCCCAGTACGGCCCGGGGCCCCTCGTCCGCAAGGGCCTGGTGCTGGTGCCGGTGCAGTACCGCCTGGGCTCCCTCG GATTCCTGAGCTCGGCCAACCGGGAGGTTCCGGGCAACATGGGGCTGTTCGACATCGCGCTGGCGGTCGAGTGGGTGAAGGAGTACATCGGCCACTTCGGCGGCGACCCGCGGCAGATCACGCTCGCCGGCCAGGGGTCAGGGGGCAGCATCGCCACGCTCATGACCCTGTCCTCCTTCACCAACG GCAGCGTGAGCCGGGTGGCCGCCCTCAGCGGGACGCCCCTGTCCTCCTTCGCCGTGGACAAGAGCCCGGCCGCCACGGGCCGCTCCGTCGCCGAGAGCAACGGCTGCCCCGAGACGCCGGCCCTCGAGATGGTGCGCTGCCTGCAGGCGCTGCCCGTTGAGAAGCTCGTCCGGACCGACTCCCTGCGCCAG GACTTGGAGCAAGGCATCGTGAACAGCCTGGCAGACCCGCTGGGCTCGGCACCCGTCGTGGACGGGGAAGACGACAGGCGCTCCCTGCCGGGACTCGTCAGGATGTCGCCCCTCGACGCCCTGCGGTCCTCCGAGTACCCGGACATCCCGCTCCTGACGGGCGTCACCGCTGCCGAGACCGGCACCGCCATCTCCG GGAAGTACCGAGATGAAGTGGTGGCCGAGAGCAGCAGCATCCCAGGCTTCTGGAGCAGTGCGCTGCAGGGCCTCACCAAGAAGTCAG GGGTGGAGCTGTTCAGCAACGTGAACAACGACTGGCTGAGCACGTGGACGACGGGCTACCAGAGCATCCTGCAAGGGGGCGGCCAGGGCAGCCAGGACGTCCTGTCCCGCCTCATCGAG GCTACCGGCGATGCCCTGTTCAACGTCCAAGCATTCGAGATGGCGGAGTTCTGGGCGAAGAAGTCGAAGCGCACCTACCTGTACAGCTTCGACCACCAAGGGGCTGAGAGGGGCGGGCCGTTGTTCCTGGCAGGCCTGCCGCTGGTCGCACAAGGGGGCCGCTCGAGCGGGCAGCCCGCCAGTCGCG GGCCTGCCCACGGTGACGACTTGCTCTACCTGTTCGATGCCCTGCCACTGACGGGGCGGTCCGGTGCCGCCACCCCGACGAACCTCACCCACCCCGACGACGTCAGAGTTCGAGACATCTACACGGACCTCGTCGCGCAGTTCGTGAAGACTGG CTCGCCGCGTCTCCCGGGCGGCCAGCAAGGGGCGTGGCCCAGCTTCCAGGACTCGACCAGCGCTTTCCTCAGGATCTCGCCCAGCCCGCAGGTCCTCGGCGGCTTCCGGTACTGCCAGATGGCCCTGTGGACGGGGCTGGTGTCCCGCCTGCAGGACCCCGCCTGCGCCGGCATCCAGGGCGTCGAGAAGATCGCGCAGAACTTCGTGTCGGTCCTGGGGAGCACCACTGCCACCATCTTCGACTCCGTGACGAGCCTCGCCAACCTCACGGGCCTCCTGCCGAGCTTCCCGAACATCCTCACGGGCGGAGGCCTGCAGAACCTCCTCCCGGGAGGAGGGGTGCCGAACCTCATCCCGGGAGGGGTGCCCAACATCCTGCCGGGAGGAGGGGTGCCCAACATCCTGCCGGGAGGAGGGGTGCCCAACATCCTGCCAGGCGGTAACCGACCGATCAGCATACCCTTGCTGCAGCCGGTACAGGGCGCGTCCCAGGCCAGACCACGAGGCTCTGTCCAGACATGGCCTCCCAAACCAGGACCCAGAAAAATATCTCTGGGAGACTTACTGGGGCCCCCTTAG